In Arachis stenosperma cultivar V10309 chromosome 1, arast.V10309.gnm1.PFL2, whole genome shotgun sequence, one DNA window encodes the following:
- the LOC130967344 gene encoding MND1-interacting protein 1-like, with translation MGCTVREKHIRANRRPRSSSKPDSDSCDRDPISKSIAESGLKPFRYHHHVPPNNNNNNNNNNEPSSTQNTNPNSDETGWGYCTEEQLEEILLKNLEFIYNEAVSKLVALGYDEDVAVKAILKNGHCYGGMDVLTNILHNSLAYLNNNNNNNNNSAGNGGNLDESEAAFSDLRHLEEYSLAGMVCLLQQVRPHLSKGDAMWCLLMSDLHVGRASTMEIPVPGSGYPSTATVAATVEGGGNPVVVGDGGGNSAVGGGGVMAPALCRFHGGWGFGNGAGSGFQANGLFSYGAAEMNLHLQRDIEFPKRFNLSPSMKSLLKRNVAAFAAGFRANSKQLQTQAQVKAFSGSAAVSKLDSPAVNGAEALVEQPGQVGESQNVDSQDAVNSVLSKFRDLNLDENLELVADDQKDEVIVTLFHQIKDLEKQVKERKDWAHQKAMQAARKLSSDLTELKMLRMEREETQRLKKGKQALEDTTMKRLSEMENALRKASGQVDRANAAVRRLETENAEIKAEMEASKLSASESVTACLEVAKREKKCLKKLLAWEKQKAKLQQEIADEKAKISETQEVLAQIRQRQKDAEVKWKEEVKAKEEASALIEEERHSKEAAESNNKRKLEALRLKIEIDFQRHKDDLLRLEQELSRLKASAQSAELHHQSNAASPVGGNSEGAMPQRDTIAKLLQELNNLEDYSEKEVNGNRECIICMKDEVSIVFLPCAHQVMCAGCGDEYGRKGKAACPCCRVPIQQRIRVFGASS, from the exons atgggTTGCACTGTGAGGGAAAAGCACATCAGAGCGAATCGGAGGCCCCGATCATCATCGAAACCCGATTCTGATTCGTGCGACAGAGACCCGATTTCCAAATCCATAGCTGAGTCTGGCCTCAAGCCCTTCAGGTACCATCACCATGTGCctcccaacaacaacaacaacaacaacaacaacaacgaaCCTTCTTCTACCCAGAACACGAACCCTAACTCCGATGAAACGGGTTGGGGTTACTGCACGGAGGAACAGTTGGAGGAGATCCTCTTGAAGAACCTCGAATTCATTTACAACGAAGCGGTTTCCAAGCTCGTCGCTTTGGGTTACGATGAGGACGTTGCGGTCAAAGCTATTTTGAAAAACGGCCATTGCTACGGTGGAATGGATGTTCTCACCAACATACTACATAATTCGTTAGCCTacttgaataataataataacaataataataatagtgcTGGAAATGGTGGGAATTTGGACGAGAGTGAGGCTGCTTTCTCTGATTTGAGGCACTTGGAGGAGTATTCTCTTGCTGGTATGGTGTGTTTGTTGCAACAGGTGAGGCCTCATTTGAGCAAAGGTGATGCAATGTGGTGTTTGCTAATGAGTGATCTTCATGTTGGTAGGGCCAGCACTATGGAGATTCCGGTCCCGGGAAGTGGGTACCCGAGTACTGCCACTGTGGCTGCCACGGTTGAAGGTGGTGGTAATCCGGTGGTAGTTGGTGATGGTGGTGGCAATTCGGcggttggtggtggtggtgttaTGGCTCCTGCATTGTGTAGATTTCATGGTGGTTGGGGATTTGGGAATGGGGCAGGCTCAGGGTTTCAGGCGAATGGGTTGTTCTCTTATGGTGCTGCTGAGATGAATTTGCATCTGCAAAGGGATATTGAGTTCCCTAAGAGGTTTAATCTTTCGCCTTCAATGAAATCATTGTTGAAGAGGAATGTGGCTGCGTTTGCTGCTGGTTTTAGGGCGAATTCGAAGCAATTGCAGACTCAGGCTCAGGTGAAGGCCTTTTCTGGTAGTGCTGCTGTGTCGAAGTTGGATTCTCCGGCTGTGAATGGGGCAGAAGCACTGGTTGAGCAGCCTGGACAGGTGGGAGAATCTCAGAATGTTGATAGCCAAGATGCTGTGAATTCAGTGCTGAGTAAGTTTCGTGATCTTAATCTTGATGAGAATTTGGAGCTTGTGGCGGATGATCAGAAGGATGAGGTGATAGTCACTTTGTTTCATCAGATCAAGGATCTTGAGAAACAGGTCAAGGAGCGAAAAGATTGGGCTCATCAGAAGGCAATGCAAGCTGCGAGAAAGCTAAGCAGTGATCTTACTGAGCTCAAGATGTTGAGGATGGAAAGAGAGGAGACTCAGAGATTGAAGAAAGGGAAACAGGCACTCGAGGACACCACCATGAAGAGGCTCTCAGAGATGGAAAATGCTTTGAGAAAGGCTAGTGGTCAAGTGGACCGTGCGAATGCAGCCGTGAGGAGACTAGAGACAGAGAATGCGGAAATTAAAGCAGAGATGGAGGCTTCCAAGTTAAGTGCATCAGAGTCCGTGACAGCTTGCTTAGAGGTTgcaaaaagggagaaaaaatGCTTAAAGAAGCTTCTAGCTTGGGAGAAACAGAAAGCTAAGCTGCAGCAGGAGATTGCTGATGAAAAAGCAAAGATATCGGAGACACAAGAAGTCTTGGCTCAGATTAGACAGCGCCAAAAAGACGCGGAG GTTAAGTGGAAAGAAGAGGTGAAGGCTAAAGAGGAAGCTTCAGCACTAATCGAAGAGGAGCGCCACTCTAAGGAAGCAGCTGAATCTAATAATAAGAGGAAACTCGAGGCTCTACGTCTGAAGATTGAGATAGATTTCCAGCGCCACAAGGACGATCTACTGCGACTTGAGCAAGAGCTCTCACGGCTTAAAGCGTCTGCACAGTCTGCCGAGCTGCATCATCAGTCAAATGCTGCTTCACCTGTTGGTGGCAACTCTGAGGGCGCAATGCCCCAGAGAGATACAATTGCCAAGCTACTTCAAGAACTAAATAATCTAGAGGATTATTCGGAGAAGGAAGTCAATGGCAACAGAGAATGCATTATATGCATGAAAGATGAAGTTTCCATTGTTTTCTTGCCGTGTGCACACCAAGTTATGTGTGCCGGTTGCGGCGATGAGTATGGAAGAAAGGGAAAGGCTGCTTGTCCTTGCTGCAGGGTTCCGATCCAACAGCGAATTCGGGTGTTTGGTGCAAGCTCATAG
- the LOC130977255 gene encoding uncharacterized mitochondrial protein AtMg00810-like, translated as MGKLSHCLDCPTQAHYTATLCVLKYLKQSPATGLFFATSSNVSPTAFSDADWAACPNTRRSVTGYCFYLGSSLISWKSKKQPNVARSSSEAEYRTLTLTVCEAQ; from the coding sequence ATGGGGAAGTTGAGTCATTGTTTAGATTGTCCAACCCAAGCTCACTACACAGCGACTTTATGTGTGCTTAAGTATCTCAAACAGTCACCAGCCACTGGCTTGTTCTTTGCTACATCCTCAAACGTCTCTCCAACAGCCTTCTCGGATGCCGATTGGGCAGCCTGCCCCAATACAAGGCGGTCTGTAACTGGTTACTGCTTCTATCTTGGCAGCTCCCTTATATCATGGAAGAGCAAAAAGCAACCCAATGTGGCTCGATCATCCTCTGAGGCGGAGTATCGCACACTTACTCTAACTGTTTGTGAGGCTCAATAG